One window of the Maylandia zebra isolate NMK-2024a linkage group LG19, Mzebra_GT3a, whole genome shotgun sequence genome contains the following:
- the ghsra gene encoding growth hormone secretagogue receptor a, translated as MRSPRSRVTSAVRVRCGRENNPEATMPSWPSQLECLHHNCTWEETNNTISKADPSPPPLNYYSIPLLTAITVACTLLFLIGVAGNVMTILVVSKYRDMRTTTNLYLCSMAVSDLLIFLCMPLDLYRMWRYRPWRFGDALCKLFQFVSESSTYSTILSITALSVERYLAICFPLRAKALVTKRRVRALICLLWTVSLLSAGPVFVMVGVEQDTMGPLNFSSWMNESNLFLEAEDTRECKMTHYAVQSGLMGAMVWLSSVFFFMPVFCLTVLYGLIGRRLWQRHRETNMSNRVSHRDKSNRQTIKMLVVVVLAFVLCWLPFHVGRYLQFRSLDAPSPLLSLLSEYCSLVSVVLFYLSAAINPILYNTMSWKYRGAAARLFGLTDCLPPRGRTASTVKGDGSNGWTESTISF; from the exons ATGAGGAGTCCCAGATCCAGGGTGACATCAGCAGTCAGGGTCAGGTGCGGCCGGGAGAATAACCCAGAGGCAACAATGCCCTCCTGGCCCAGCCAACTGGAGTGCCTCCACCATAACTGCACCTGGGAGGAGACCAACAATACCATAAGCAAAGCTGACCCTTCCCCGCCCCCTCTCAATTATTATTCAATTCCTCTCCTAACGGCCATCACCGTCGCCTGcacactgctgtttctgataGGGGTGGCCGGGAATGTTATGACCATTTTGGTGGTCAGCAAGTACCGGGACATGCGCACGACCACCAATCTGTACCTGTGCAGCATGGCGGTATCCGATCTACTCATTTTCCTTTGCATGCCACTTGACCTCTACCGCATGTGGAGATACAGGCCCTGGCGCTTTGGAGACGCGCTCTGCAAACTCTTTCAGTTTGTGTCAGAATCAAGCACTTACTCCACCATCCTCAGCATCACCGCCCTGTCAGTAGAGCGCTACCTGGCGATCTGTTTCCCATTGCGCGCCAAGGCTCTGGTAACCAAAAGGCGCGTAAGAGCCTTGATTTGTCTGTTATGGACAGTGTCCCTTTTGAGCGCAGGCCCTGTGTTTGTCATGGTGGGAGTAGAGCAGGACACCATGGGGCCACTAAACTTCAGTTCGTGGATGAATGAGTCTAACTTATTCCTGGAGGCTGAGGACACCCGAGAGTGTAAGATGACGCACTATGCTGTGCAATCCGGTCTGATGGGGGCCATGGTGTGGCTGAGCTCCGTTTTCTTCTTCATGCCCGTGTTCTGTCTGACAGTGCTCTACGGCCTGATAGGCCGTCGGCTGTGGCAAAGGCACCGGGAGACGAACATGAGCAACCGCGTGTCTCACAGGGATAAGAGCAACAGGCAGACCATAAAGATGCTGG tgGTTGTTGTGCTGGCCTTTGTCCTGTGTTGGTTGCCTTTCCATGTGGGTCGCTACTTGCAGTTCCGCTCTCTGGATGCTCCTTCCCCGTTGCTGTCGTTGTTATCCGAGTACTGTAGCTTGGTGTCAGTGGTTCTCTTTTACTTGAGTGCTGCCATCAATCCCATCCTCTATAACACCATGTCGTGGAAATACCGGGGTGCAGCGGCGCGCCTCTTCGGCCTGACCGACTGCCTGCCGCCACGGGGTCGCACAGCGAGCACTGTGAAGGGAGATGGCTCAAACGGCTGGACAGAGTCTACAATCAGCTTTTGA